The following is a genomic window from Marinobacter sp. NP-4(2019).
AGCGGAACTGGCGGGTTTTTTCCGGGGTGAGCGGAATTACCCAACCCAGGCTGATGAACTCGGCATCGGTATTCTTGTAGCTCAGGGTAATTGCATAGTCCCCGAACCAGAAACGGCTATCCAGACGGAAACCGGTATCCTCGGCAAAGAACTGGCCACCGTACACATCGAACTGGGCATCCAGATCCGGATTGTAGTAGCTGTACCGGCCCAGCATTTGGTTGCGCTTAAAGCCGCTGTCGTCTCTGTGGCGGAAGCTGCCGCCCAGATAGCTCAAACTGTGATGACCATTTGCACTGAGAATCATGGTCTCGTTGAGGCCCCCGTTCCAGTCGATGGCGTAACGGCCACCGTGGAAACTGGTGTATAGCTGGGGATGAAGCTTGAAGGTTTGCTGGACTTCCGCCTCGATCAGCGCATTGCGCTGCCGGTCTTCGTAGAACACGCCGCCTTTTTCGAAGTCCTCGGTCTGGTAGATTTCGGTGTTATAGGTTGCCGAGGCCAGTGCACCGGTCCAGAGCGAGGCAGACACTTCCGCGCTGATGCCGACGGAGGCGTCCCATACGCCGTATTCGGTGGCCACGCCAGAACTGATGGTCGGGCTTAGGGTAATGCGCGGCTTCCAGGTGGGGCCGTAGCTGCCCTGGAAGTCCCACTCGCGTTCGTCCCGGTCCAACAGGCTGGTTTTGGAAAAGCCCGAGGCGATGGCGTAAGGCTCATCGCTGCCGTCCGGGTGAGGTTCCTGCAGTGGGACGGTTCGCTCTACCACTGGAATGTTCTGGTTGAGCAGGGTGAGCCTGGCGTTCTTGTGGACGCCGGCTGCGGCCTTGGCTCTTCGGGCTACGTCTAGGACGGAATCCCGTTCGTCCCGGGTGTAGATGTTGTTTTCCCACTGGATGTGGAGGGTGTCGCCTTCGCTGGCGACGGAGACTCGGTCGTAGCCGGCTTTGACTAGTTGTTGGCCCAGGTTTTGGGCTGATTTTTTGCCGGTGTTGTTTTGGTCTGAGGTTGTCGGATTACGCCTTTGGCTAATCCGACCTACGGGGTCTGCTGAATCTGTCGGGTTGCGGCTTTGGCTGATCCGACCTACGGGCTCAATTCTGTCGGCAGCGACAGGTTCCAGGCGCTGTTTGCTGGGTTTGTTGCCGAAGGGGATGGACAGGCCCAGGGAGAAGAAGTGGCGGTCGTTGTCGGTGTCGCCTTCGTCGTAGGCGAGGACCTTTCCCTTCACCTGCATGCCCCATGGCAGGAGGCCTTCGGGGGAGGCGGCCCCCAATCCCAGGCGGACATCCTGGCTGTCATACTCGGCCATGACGTTCAGCCAGGGAACCGGTCGGTAGGATACGCCGCCAAAGGCACCGTCAAGGTAGCGCCCGGGGGTCTTTGGGTCACCGTAGCCTGCGGATATCTCGACTGGCCCGAACTCTCGGCCGGCAACCACATAGACGGACTCAAAGTCGTCGGTTTCGCCCCCCAGGTCCTGAACACCGGCGGCCAGGGTGAACCAGTTGTCTGGAATGAACGGGGCCTGAACTTTGATGTTCGCCGACAAGTCGCGGATTCCACAGGTTTCCTGGTAACAATTCGCCTGAGTGCGATCCCAGGTCAAGCGACCACCCACTTCCACCAGAGGAAAAACACCAAAGGTGCCGGCTACGTTGTTGAAATGGCCATACGTGTCATTACCTGATGTCTGGCGCGTGTCCAAAGCCTGATCCGAATACATGACGTCTGCCTGGCCGTGGTCGAGCACGGTGGCCGAGGGTACGTTGAGGTAGCCGCTGTAGCCGGGAAATGCCAGGTCCTGCGGTGCGGCCTGCGCCACTGCCAGAGAGAGTCCGCTGGCAACGCCCGCAATGGCGGTCGATTTCAGGCACGCTACCGCCCCACCGACCAGAGTCCAGTGTTTTGAGGTCATAGAATTCGTTTGTTGGTGACAGGTATTCGAGAGGCACGGCGAGAGGCTGCCCCGACCAAATCCATGTCAGGTAATTTTTGTGACGTGTATCAAATGTGACGCAATTCTACCGAAGATAAGATTGCAGACAAGTGACAAACCGTAATGTTGGCCTCAACTGGTGTTGCATTGGCGTTAAACAATGCAAAATATCCAGGCCGCGCATGCCCTGGGACGGGTTGAATCTGTTTGTCGGATTACGCCTGCGGCTAATCCGACCTACGGGGATTTCCTGCCAGCGCGGCAACGGGCACTTTTACGGCCTGCTGCTTCTGCATGAAGCTGATCAGTACAATGGCCCGCTCTTCGCCATCATACGCTTGAAAAATCGCCTCAAGGCCCTGGAACGGCCCTTCGCTGAGTGCCACCGGCTGCCCTGGTTTGATGCCGCCCTGCTCTGCAACGGTATGCAGGCTGTCCTTAATATGCTGGATGACGTCGTCACCAATTGGCGCAGGCTTGTTGGCGAAGCCCACCACTCGCAGCACGCCCCGGGTGGAGCGGAGTTTGGACCACATGGGATCGGTCTGTTCCAGGTTGACGAACAGGTAGCCGGGGAATAGCGGCTCAAGTTTCCTGGTGCGCTTGCCGGCTTTGATTTTTTCCACGGTGATCTTGGGGTAGAAGCAGGCGATGTCCTGGTTCTGGAGGTGTTCCAGGGCCCGGTCGCCCTGTGCGGGTTTGTGCTGCAGTGCGTACCACGTCATTGACGTTACTTCCCTGTTGCGATGAAAAACGGGTTGAGCAGGTCTTCCTTGCCGTATCGTAACGGCTCACCCTCTAACGTTTCCACTTTGCCACCGGCAGCCACCAACACGGCATGCGCCGCGCCGGTATCCCACTCGCAGGTTGGCCCCAGGCGCGGATACAGGTCGGCTCGCCCCTCGGCCAGGCGGCAGAATTTAAGGGAACTGCCTGCCTGGACCAGCTCGTGCTCACCCACTTGCTCGATGAAGGCTTTTGTTTCGTCGTTGAGGTGGTTCTTGCTGGCGACGACGCGTTTGATGGCTTTTGCTTCAACAACGTGCATCGGCGAAATCTTGCCAGACCGATCGCGCTTATGGGCGCCCTCCCCTTTCGCTCCCCAGAACGCTTCTTTCAGGGCAGGCGCAGTCACAACGCCCAGGACCGGCTCACCGTCCTCAATCAGGGCGATGTTGACGGTAAACTCCCCGGTACGCTGGGTGAAATCCCGGGTGCCATCTATCGGGTCAATCAACCAGAACCGGCGCCAGTGCTTGCGCTCTTCCCAGGGGATGTCGGCGCCCTCTTCCGAGAGGATGGGGGTGTCCGGAGTGAGCTTTCGCAGCCCCTGCACGATCACTTCATGGCTGGCCAGATCGGCGGCGGTGATCGGGGACTGGTCGGCCTTGTAGTCCACCTTGAAGTCGGACTGGTAGATGTGGAGCACCCGCTCGCTGGCTTGATCGGCGATTTTTATAACATCCGGGAGGATGGAGCTGTAATGCATTGGGAGCGTCCTGCTGTCGGGTTTGGTGACAGTTTAACGGAGTGTGGGGGGGTGGTGTTAGTGCCGGGGGTAATTGGAATCCAACACCAACCCGACACAAATCAAATCCATATCACCAACTCTGCGCTAAGCTGACAGTCAGCATTCACCGAAAGGAGTCACCCCATGAAACTTCGCTTCCTTGGCGGCACAGGCACCGTTACCGGTTCGCGTTA
Proteins encoded in this region:
- a CDS encoding YjbH domain-containing protein, with translation MTSKHWTLVGGAVACLKSTAIAGVASGLSLAVAQAAPQDLAFPGYSGYLNVPSATVLDHGQADVMYSDQALDTRQTSGNDTYGHFNNVAGTFGVFPLVEVGGRLTWDRTQANCYQETCGIRDLSANIKVQAPFIPDNWFTLAAGVQDLGGETDDFESVYVVAGREFGPVEISAGYGDPKTPGRYLDGAFGGVSYRPVPWLNVMAEYDSQDVRLGLGAASPEGLLPWGMQVKGKVLAYDEGDTDNDRHFFSLGLSIPFGNKPSKQRLEPVAADRIEPVGRISQSRNPTDSADPVGRISQRRNPTTSDQNNTGKKSAQNLGQQLVKAGYDRVSVASEGDTLHIQWENNIYTRDERDSVLDVARRAKAAAGVHKNARLTLLNQNIPVVERTVPLQEPHPDGSDEPYAIASGFSKTSLLDRDEREWDFQGSYGPTWKPRITLSPTISSGVATEYGVWDASVGISAEVSASLWTGALASATYNTEIYQTEDFEKGGVFYEDRQRNALIEAEVQQTFKLHPQLYTSFHGGRYAIDWNGGLNETMILSANGHHSLSYLGGSFRHRDDSGFKRNQMLGRYSYYNPDLDAQFDVYGGQFFAEDTGFRLDSRFWFGDYAITLSYKNTDAEFISLGWVIPLTPEKTRQFRYAQVRGDANWNYSVQSRINEDQNLTAFGGAAIVRSANPIQSLYLNRGRLTND
- the rfaH gene encoding transcription/translation regulatory transformer protein RfaH; amino-acid sequence: MTWYALQHKPAQGDRALEHLQNQDIACFYPKITVEKIKAGKRTRKLEPLFPGYLFVNLEQTDPMWSKLRSTRGVLRVVGFANKPAPIGDDVIQHIKDSLHTVAEQGGIKPGQPVALSEGPFQGLEAIFQAYDGEERAIVLISFMQKQQAVKVPVAALAGNPRRSD
- the cysQ gene encoding 3'(2'),5'-bisphosphate nucleotidase CysQ — encoded protein: MHYSSILPDVIKIADQASERVLHIYQSDFKVDYKADQSPITAADLASHEVIVQGLRKLTPDTPILSEEGADIPWEERKHWRRFWLIDPIDGTRDFTQRTGEFTVNIALIEDGEPVLGVVTAPALKEAFWGAKGEGAHKRDRSGKISPMHVVEAKAIKRVVASKNHLNDETKAFIEQVGEHELVQAGSSLKFCRLAEGRADLYPRLGPTCEWDTGAAHAVLVAAGGKVETLEGEPLRYGKEDLLNPFFIATGK